The following proteins are encoded in a genomic region of Arcobacter cloacae:
- a CDS encoding inorganic phosphate transporter yields the protein MDIKTLNKIEKARDKTLPGFAKLSLALLFIVVVFLWSYTSHGNVPNNTFLIIGAIFGAYMAMNIGANDVANNVGPAVGSKAITLGGAILIAAIFEALGAFIAGGDVVNTIKGGIIDPSMITNPDVFIWAMTAALLSGALWLNFATSIGAPVSTTHSIIGGVMGGGVAAVGFALVNWDTIGKIVMSWIVSPLLGALVAAGFLFFIKKQILYKEDLLVAAKKIVPILIAIMAWAFSTYLILKGLNLLIKVEFITASIIGLIIAGFTYFLVKPLIIKAANNLPNDRASVNKLFNIPLIFSAALLSFAHGANDVANAIGPLAAINDAIMNSGVSTKAQIPFWVMAVGALGLVIGLALYGPKLIKTVGSEITELDQMRAYSIAMAASLTVILASQLGLPVSSTHIAIGGVFGVGFLREYLDSNEKNYMQDIRKKFKKHKKELDSMQEELQKLESIKDKSKANYMKIVELYKKIDDREDIVKQDRKDVKDAKSTKYVKRDAVKKIIAAWIITVPATAILAAAIFFMIKGIMIAA from the coding sequence TTGGATATCAAAACTCTCAACAAAATTGAAAAGGCAAGAGATAAAACTTTACCTGGTTTTGCGAAGCTTTCATTGGCACTATTATTTATAGTAGTAGTATTTTTATGGTCATATACTTCTCACGGAAATGTTCCTAATAATACTTTTTTAATAATTGGTGCAATATTTGGTGCTTATATGGCTATGAATATAGGTGCAAATGATGTTGCAAATAATGTAGGACCTGCTGTTGGTTCGAAAGCTATAACTTTGGGTGGTGCTATTTTAATCGCTGCAATTTTTGAAGCATTAGGTGCATTTATTGCTGGAGGAGATGTTGTAAATACAATTAAAGGAGGAATTATTGATCCTTCAATGATTACTAATCCTGATGTATTTATTTGGGCAATGACAGCAGCACTTTTATCAGGTGCTTTATGGTTAAACTTTGCAACTTCGATTGGTGCACCTGTTTCAACTACCCATTCTATTATTGGTGGTGTAATGGGTGGAGGTGTTGCTGCTGTTGGCTTTGCACTTGTTAATTGGGACACAATTGGTAAAATTGTAATGTCATGGATAGTATCACCTTTATTAGGTGCTTTAGTTGCAGCAGGTTTTTTATTTTTTATAAAAAAACAGATTTTATATAAAGAAGATTTATTAGTTGCAGCAAAAAAAATTGTACCTATTCTAATAGCAATTATGGCTTGGGCTTTTAGTACGTATTTAATACTAAAAGGATTAAATCTTTTAATAAAAGTAGAATTTATTACAGCTTCTATTATTGGATTAATAATCGCTGGATTCACTTATTTTCTAGTTAAGCCTTTAATTATAAAAGCTGCAAATAACTTACCAAATGATAGAGCATCTGTAAATAAATTGTTTAATATTCCTTTAATATTTTCTGCTGCGTTGTTATCTTTTGCTCATGGTGCAAATGATGTCGCAAATGCTATTGGGCCACTTGCTGCAATAAATGACGCTATTATGAATTCAGGAGTATCTACAAAGGCACAAATTCCATTTTGGGTTATGGCTGTTGGTGCATTAGGTCTTGTAATTGGTCTTGCCTTATATGGACCAAAACTTATAAAAACAGTTGGTTCTGAAATTACAGAACTTGACCAAATGAGAGCTTATTCTATTGCTATGGCTGCTTCTTTAACAGTAATCTTAGCAAGTCAGTTAGGTCTTCCTGTTTCTTCAACACATATTGCAATTGGTGGAGTTTTCGGAGTTGGATTTTTAAGAGAGTATTTAGATTCAAATGAAAAAAATTATATGCAAGATATTAGGAAAAAATTCAAAAAGCATAAGAAAGAGTTAGATTCTATGCAAGAAGAGTTGCAAAAACTTGAATCAATTAAAGATAAGTCAAAAGCGAATTATATGAAAATTGTTGAGTTGTATAAAAAAATTGATGATAGAGAAGATATAGTTAAGCAAGATAGAAAAGATGTTAAAGATGCAAAAAGTACAAAATATGTAAAAAGAGATGCAGTTAAAAAGATTATTGCTGCATGGATTATTACTGTACCTGCTACTGCTATTTTAGCTGCTGCTATATTTTTTATGATAAAAGGAATTATGATTGCAGCATAG
- the asnB gene encoding asparagine synthase (glutamine-hydrolyzing), with amino-acid sequence MCGIIGTNFLSDRFDKSLELLHHRGPDFQNSIKIENKQFGHTRLAIIDLDEEANQPMVFDDILLVFNGEIYNYKELIHVEHLECKTKSDSEVLIRLYQKYGFDFLNKLNGMFSFCIYDMKKELYFCARDRYGKKPFFYYFKDNKFIFSSSVKSILNLLDYKPNLNKVALSKYMQYFVSFGEDTFYQDIKKLEASTYMIYEPNKACELQKKKYYKINTYKAIKDEKQALNDIEELLFKSVEYRLNSDVEVASLLSGGIDSSLISALYTKISGKKINTFSVGYDEYKNYCELDFAQITASHINSNHNPVIINQKEYIYHFEQTLDMLEEPHGDSASIPLNILTKQIHKAGIKTVLSGEGSDEIFLGYDNYAKFLKYYEFEKSLSNEQNLFLNDIIGALQNNTKESEYLRRIVKKQNLYNSFGEIYTDIQRKRLFKKVPTFKSETAKQDPVDWMSYIDLKIWLGEALLSKVDRISMGNSLEVRTPFLDFNLVNYMFSVESAIKVGDTNKYLLKKIASKYIPDTIINRTKKGFNSPFNEWLNKEYKDKILDVIVEVNNQTNLFNHEYILHIYELSKSNKFKQHLYSLFVFSLWYKKEFLS; translated from the coding sequence ATGTGTGGAATAATAGGTACAAACTTTTTAAGTGATAGATTTGATAAATCTTTAGAACTTTTACATCATAGAGGACCAGATTTTCAAAATTCAATAAAAATAGAAAATAAACAATTTGGACACACGAGACTTGCAATTATTGATTTAGATGAAGAAGCAAATCAACCTATGGTTTTTGATGATATTTTATTGGTTTTTAATGGAGAGATTTATAACTATAAAGAATTGATTCACGTGGAACATTTAGAGTGCAAAACAAAAAGTGATAGTGAAGTATTAATTCGACTTTATCAAAAATATGGATTTGATTTTTTAAATAAACTAAATGGAATGTTTTCATTTTGTATTTATGATATGAAAAAAGAGTTGTATTTTTGCGCACGTGATAGATATGGTAAAAAACCATTTTTTTACTATTTTAAAGATAATAAGTTTATCTTCTCATCAAGTGTAAAATCAATTCTAAATCTACTTGATTATAAACCAAATCTAAATAAAGTTGCACTTTCAAAATATATGCAATATTTTGTCTCTTTTGGTGAAGATACATTTTATCAAGACATTAAAAAGTTAGAAGCCTCTACATATATGATTTATGAGCCAAATAAGGCTTGTGAGCTTCAAAAGAAGAAATATTACAAGATAAACACCTATAAAGCTATAAAAGATGAAAAACAAGCTTTAAATGATATTGAAGAGCTTTTGTTTAAAAGTGTAGAATATAGACTCAATAGTGATGTTGAAGTTGCCTCACTTTTAAGTGGTGGAATTGATAGTTCTTTAATCTCTGCACTTTATACAAAAATTTCAGGAAAAAAGATAAATACCTTTAGTGTTGGATATGATGAATATAAAAATTATTGCGAACTTGATTTTGCACAAATTACAGCAAGTCACATAAACTCAAATCATAATCCAGTAATTATTAATCAAAAAGAGTATATTTATCATTTTGAACAAACGCTTGATATGCTTGAAGAACCTCATGGAGATAGTGCATCAATTCCTTTGAATATATTAACAAAACAGATACATAAAGCTGGAATAAAAACTGTATTGTCTGGTGAAGGAAGTGATGAGATATTTTTAGGTTATGATAACTATGCAAAGTTTTTAAAATATTATGAGTTTGAAAAAAGTTTATCAAATGAACAAAATCTTTTTTTAAATGACATAATTGGAGCTTTACAAAATAATACTAAAGAGAGTGAATATTTAAGACGAATTGTTAAAAAACAAAATCTTTATAACTCTTTTGGAGAGATTTATACAGATATTCAAAGAAAAAGATTGTTTAAAAAAGTTCCAACATTCAAAAGTGAAACAGCAAAGCAAGACCCCGTTGATTGGATGAGTTATATTGACTTAAAGATTTGGCTAGGTGAGGCATTATTGAGTAAAGTTGATAGAATATCAATGGGCAACTCTTTGGAAGTTAGAACGCCATTTTTGGACTTTAATTTAGTGAATTATATGTTTAGTGTTGAATCAGCTATAAAAGTTGGAGATACAAATAAATATTTATTAAAAAAAATTGCTTCAAAATATATTCCAGATACAATAATAAATCGAACAAAAAAGGGGTTTAATTCACCTTTTAATGAGTGGTTAAATAAAGAGTATAAAGATAAGATTCTTGATGTAATAGTTGAAGTAAATAATCAAACAAATCTTTTTAATCATGAGTATATTTTACATATTTATGAGTTGTCAAAATCAAATAAATTTAAACAACATCTATATTCCCTTTTTGTTTTTTCTTTATGGTATAAAAAGGAATTTTTATCTTAA
- the bluB gene encoding 5,6-dimethylbenzimidazole synthase, giving the protein MKFNKKDLKTLTKIIASRRDVRGNNFINKEISSKKLKIILKSALNAPSVGYSQPWKFIIVDKNKKDEIFKHFRDSFEKSKKDFIDKPLYNKLKLEGIKESNINIAVYYKKSNSKVLGQTFMKRTGEYSVVCAILNMWLTARALNIGMGWVSILKPKKIDKILDVNRDKYKFIAYLCLGYTKEFYNEPELKKLKWNKKKSLKDSFLK; this is encoded by the coding sequence ATGAAATTTAATAAAAAAGATTTAAAGACACTTACTAAAATTATTGCCTCAAGACGTGATGTTAGAGGCAATAACTTCATAAATAAAGAAATATCAAGTAAAAAGTTAAAAATAATACTTAAATCTGCACTGAATGCTCCTTCTGTTGGTTATTCTCAACCTTGGAAGTTTATAATTGTTGATAAAAATAAAAAAGATGAAATTTTTAAACATTTTAGAGATTCTTTTGAAAAAAGTAAAAAAGATTTTATTGATAAACCTTTATATAATAAATTAAAACTAGAAGGTATAAAAGAATCAAATATAAATATAGCTGTTTATTATAAAAAAAGTAATTCTAAAGTCTTAGGTCAAACTTTTATGAAAAGAACAGGTGAATACTCTGTCGTTTGTGCAATATTAAATATGTGGCTTACAGCAAGAGCTTTAAATATTGGTATGGGTTGGGTATCTATTTTAAAACCAAAAAAGATTGATAAAATACTTGATGTTAATCGGGATAAATACAAATTTATTGCTTATCTTTGTTTAGGCTATACAAAAGAGTTTTATAACGAACCTGAACTCAAAAAACTTAAATGGAATAAAAAAAAGAGCCTTAAAGACTCTTTTCTAAAATAG
- a CDS encoding succinate dehydrogenase/fumarate reductase iron-sulfur subunit, translating into MKIKIKRYNQELIEKNSIDEFEVSNSNLLKALIEIKQYNDSTLTFRCGCKSGVCGSCAIKVNGIERLACRTKINQNDLIESLSNINIIKDLVIDVSHETFLLDKVKSFIDINSNKDINQEDIEKIDLQSNCILCNSCYSSCPIYSVNRDFIGPFALTRALRYVDDKKLEDKKEILNNIQTDGIWDCTLCGACSLVCPQSIDPKADILRLQSISFQEGFSNPNLNNFNMNFDYEFDGFNPNGF; encoded by the coding sequence ATGAAAATAAAAATCAAAAGATATAATCAAGAGCTAATAGAAAAAAATTCAATAGATGAATTTGAGGTAAGTAATAGTAATCTATTAAAAGCACTAATTGAAATAAAACAATACAATGATTCAACATTAACTTTTAGATGTGGTTGTAAGAGTGGTGTTTGTGGTTCATGTGCTATAAAAGTAAATGGTATCGAAAGATTAGCTTGCCGAACAAAAATTAATCAAAATGACTTGATTGAATCTTTATCAAATATAAATATTATAAAAGACCTAGTTATTGATGTTTCACATGAAACATTTTTATTGGATAAAGTAAAATCATTCATAGATATAAATTCAAATAAAGATATTAATCAAGAAGATATAGAAAAAATTGATTTACAAAGCAACTGTATTTTATGCAATTCTTGCTATAGTTCATGTCCAATTTATAGTGTAAATAGAGATTTTATAGGTCCTTTTGCTTTAACTAGAGCATTAAGATATGTTGATGATAAAAAACTTGAAGATAAAAAAGAAATCTTAAATAACATACAAACAGATGGGATATGGGATTGTACTTTGTGTGGAGCATGTAGTTTAGTTTGTCCCCAAAGTATTGACCCAAAAGCTGATATTTTAAGATTACAAAGCATATCTTTTCAAGAAGGTTTTTCAAATCCAAATTTGAATAATTTTAATATGAATTTTGATTATGAGTTTGATGGTTTTAATCCAAATGGATTTTAA
- a CDS encoding FAD-binding protein yields MIDLLIIGSGGAGLCAALSAKENGCDVLVVSKTYPTHSQTVQAQGGINAVLYEDDDSIDLHIEDTYKASCKLSNKDNIKTLCATAKESVLWLESIGVPFNKDENSKIKQRKFGGTNKKRTCYSSDYTGLKIIHTLFDQSIKNKIAFKNEYFLLDLIVKNKRCYGAVFLDIKTGNIENIYSKSTILATGGYAGVYSNNSTNSLSNCADGTAAALRAGVKLSNIEFVQFHPTALENSNILISESARGEGAYLVDSKNKRFIDELKPRDEVTKAIYEKLINKDKVYLDLRHLDETKINKLLPQEKRIALEYTNIDITKELLPINPAAHYSMGGIKTDKNFKTNIENLYACGEAAQSSIHGANRLGGNSLIEIITFGKKAGISASNNSKNIKDIKNIEYITSYKNKIENIYNLPNKINFYEKKDLLANELFEKVGIIKNENDLDDFINFIDNLNSQLPNMGILDKSKIYNRNLVDFLEFLNQIEISKIIALCSKQRKESRGSHNRSEFKNISNEYEKYSYALIEDKLLKIGFEEIS; encoded by the coding sequence ATGATTGATTTATTAATCATAGGCTCAGGAGGAGCAGGGCTATGTGCAGCACTTAGTGCTAAAGAAAATGGTTGTGATGTTTTGGTAGTATCAAAAACTTATCCTACTCATTCTCAAACTGTACAAGCTCAAGGCGGAATAAATGCTGTTTTATATGAAGATGATGATAGTATAGATTTGCATATAGAAGATACCTATAAAGCTTCTTGTAAACTCTCAAATAAAGACAATATAAAAACTTTATGTGCAACCGCTAAAGAGAGTGTTCTATGGCTTGAATCAATTGGTGTTCCTTTTAATAAAGATGAAAATTCAAAAATAAAGCAAAGAAAATTTGGAGGAACCAATAAAAAAAGAACTTGCTATAGTAGTGATTATACTGGTTTAAAAATAATTCATACTCTATTTGATCAATCTATAAAAAATAAAATAGCTTTTAAAAATGAATATTTTTTACTTGATTTAATAGTAAAAAATAAAAGATGTTATGGTGCTGTTTTTTTAGATATTAAAACAGGAAATATAGAAAATATCTACTCAAAATCTACTATTTTAGCTACTGGTGGATATGCAGGAGTCTATTCAAATAATAGTACAAATTCTTTATCAAATTGCGCAGATGGTACAGCAGCAGCTTTAAGAGCAGGGGTTAAATTATCAAATATAGAGTTTGTTCAATTTCACCCAACAGCTCTTGAAAATTCAAATATTTTGATTAGTGAGAGTGCTAGAGGTGAGGGTGCTTATTTAGTTGATAGTAAAAATAAAAGATTTATTGATGAATTAAAGCCAAGAGATGAAGTAACAAAAGCTATTTATGAAAAATTAATCAATAAAGATAAAGTCTATCTTGACTTAAGACATTTAGATGAAACCAAAATAAATAAACTTCTACCTCAAGAAAAAAGAATCGCTTTAGAATACACGAATATCGATATAACAAAAGAGTTATTACCTATAAATCCAGCTGCTCATTATTCAATGGGTGGAATAAAAACTGATAAAAATTTTAAAACAAATATAGAAAATCTTTATGCTTGTGGTGAAGCTGCTCAAAGCTCAATACATGGGGCAAATAGGCTTGGAGGGAACTCTTTAATAGAAATCATCACTTTTGGAAAAAAAGCTGGAATAAGTGCTTCAAATAACTCAAAAAATATTAAAGATATTAAAAACATAGAATATATAACTTCTTATAAAAATAAAATAGAAAATATCTATAATCTACCTAATAAAATCAATTTTTATGAAAAAAAAGATTTATTAGCAAATGAACTATTTGAAAAAGTTGGAATAATAAAAAATGAAAATGATTTAGATGATTTTATTAATTTTATCGATAATTTAAACTCTCAACTTCCAAATATGGGTATTTTAGATAAAAGTAAAATCTATAATAGAAATTTAGTAGATTTTCTTGAATTTTTAAATCAAATAGAAATTTCAAAAATAATTGCTTTATGCTCAAAACAGAGAAAAGAGAGTAGAGGTTCACATAATCGATCGGAGTTTAAAAATATTTCAAATGAATATGAAAAATACTCTTATGCTTTGATTGAAGATAAATTATTAAAAATTGGTTTTGAGGAAATTTCATGA
- a CDS encoding PhoH family protein, whose protein sequence is MNFEKYYVLDTNILLEDATNIYKLSQDGRNLIILAETVLDEIDTKKSGFDEINFQAREFARILENATILESIKKDLYKIIRLKIENEKNTIIDIISKEEYDVNIKNISPNIINDRKILEVAKFANSYYKNQVEFLSLDIMARTRAISLDIKTDALVGKDKDVFDFEFIKEIEINFEDLEYLDNQDITKFDKDYKPYNFSYCFNVKYSDQVILANIQNKKIKILDEEEIRDQIITPLNKEQLFFSEAIINHLYNVLIVEARAGSGKTLLALSGALKLVRQKHYQKIIYIRNSIESLDKGEDVGYLPGLEEKFKIYNHPLMDSLDYIIRSEHKRKRNKKNPDAVFNELDDSEVTSRIEQMISNYGIETMWVGEMRGRTLSNSFIIIDEAQNMSNKTMQMVLSRIDSSCKVVILGSNKQIDNFYVNKYTNALTTLLKSTKNENKIVNCFAIKLQKVLRGPITEWAEEIFSK, encoded by the coding sequence ATGAACTTTGAAAAATACTATGTTTTAGATACAAATATCTTACTAGAAGATGCAACAAACATCTATAAACTTTCACAAGATGGTAGGAACCTAATCATATTAGCAGAAACTGTTTTAGATGAAATAGATACTAAAAAAAGTGGATTTGATGAGATAAATTTTCAAGCAAGAGAGTTTGCAAGAATTCTTGAAAATGCAACTATTTTAGAATCTATAAAAAAAGATTTATATAAGATTATAAGACTTAAAATTGAAAATGAAAAAAATACTATCATAGATATCATTTCAAAAGAGGAGTATGATGTAAATATAAAAAATATCTCTCCTAATATAATAAATGATAGGAAAATCCTAGAAGTTGCAAAATTTGCAAATTCATACTATAAAAATCAAGTTGAATTTTTATCTCTTGATATAATGGCTAGAACAAGAGCTATATCACTTGATATAAAAACAGATGCACTTGTTGGCAAAGATAAAGATGTTTTTGATTTTGAATTTATCAAAGAAATAGAGATAAATTTTGAAGATTTAGAGTATTTAGATAATCAAGATATTACAAAATTTGATAAAGATTATAAACCTTACAATTTTTCATATTGTTTTAATGTTAAATATTCAGATCAAGTGATTTTGGCAAATATTCAAAATAAAAAAATAAAAATTCTTGATGAAGAAGAGATAAGAGATCAAATAATCACTCCACTGAATAAAGAACAACTTTTCTTTAGTGAAGCTATCATAAATCACTTATATAACGTTTTAATTGTTGAGGCTAGGGCAGGTTCAGGAAAAACTCTTTTAGCTCTTAGTGGGGCTTTAAAATTAGTAAGACAAAAACATTACCAAAAGATAATATACATTAGAAACTCTATAGAATCTCTTGATAAAGGAGAAGATGTGGGATATCTTCCTGGACTTGAAGAGAAATTTAAGATTTATAACCATCCTTTGATGGATAGTTTAGACTACATAATTAGAAGTGAACACAAAAGAAAAAGAAATAAAAAGAATCCTGATGCAGTTTTTAATGAACTTGATGACAGTGAAGTAACTTCTAGAATTGAACAAATGATTAGTAATTATGGAATAGAAACTATGTGGGTAGGAGAGATGAGAGGAAGAACTCTTTCTAACTCTTTTATTATAATTGATGAAGCACAAAATATGTCAAATAAAACTATGCAGATGGTTTTATCAAGAATTGATAGTTCTTGTAAAGTTGTAATACTTGGTTCAAATAAACAAATAGATAATTTCTATGTAAATAAATATACAAATGCCTTAACTACTCTTTTAAAATCAACAAAAAACGAAAATAAAATCGTAAATTGTTTCGCAATTAAATTACAAAAAGTTCTAAGAGGTCCTATTACAGAGTGGGCTGAAGAGATTTTTTCTAAATAA
- the hemJ gene encoding protoporphyrinogen oxidase HemJ — protein MEYYSWVLTFHVVAFMSWMAMLFYLPRLFVYHVENIDKKEFVEVVKIQEYKIYKYIGLPAKIATILSGIVMLTLNPILLDFDISSWMYAKLTALLFLLHYSFSLEKYRKQLANDTCKKSGKFFRMYNEMPTMLAILIVGYVITKTFSITFTAIIVILFAYISYVIMKPKKVKNEL, from the coding sequence ATGGAATATTACAGTTGGGTTTTGACTTTTCATGTTGTTGCTTTTATGTCATGGATGGCAATGTTGTTTTATCTTCCTAGATTGTTTGTATATCATGTTGAAAATATTGATAAAAAAGAGTTTGTTGAAGTTGTAAAAATTCAAGAGTATAAAATATACAAATATATTGGATTACCAGCAAAAATTGCTACAATTTTAAGTGGAATTGTTATGCTTACATTAAACCCTATTTTGTTAGATTTTGATATCTCTTCTTGGATGTATGCAAAACTAACTGCTCTATTATTCTTATTGCATTACTCTTTTTCACTTGAAAAATATAGAAAACAATTAGCAAATGATACTTGCAAAAAAAGTGGTAAATTTTTTAGAATGTATAATGAAATGCCAACAATGCTTGCAATTTTAATAGTAGGCTATGTTATTACTAAAACATTTTCAATAACATTTACTGCAATTATTGTGATATTATTTGCATACATCTCTTATGTAATTATGAAACCTAAAAAGGTAAAAAATGAACTTTGA
- a CDS encoding replication-associated recombination protein A: protein MIDLSNKLRPTSLETFVGQSHIIAKDKALYKLIKQKDIPHLFFYGKPGTGKTTLAKIIAREINTDYYYFNATSIKIEDLRKVFDKYKGALIKPLIFIDEVHRLSKNQQEVLLPIMENYDAIIIGASTENPFFTLTSAIRSRSFLYEFKAFTKEEMNKILYVALKDIEINIQKDALEYLIISSSGDARAMLTLLNFAYKVSKDINLALLKELRENVIGDGVSSSDTHYDLASAMIKSLRGSDINAALYYMARLINAGESVDFITRRLVIFASEDIGNANPNALNLAVNTMIACNKIGYPESRIILSQCAVYLASSPKSNSAYKAINKALEEIKEGKILDIPKHLDSQHIGYLYPHNFGGYVEQEYLKEKLELYENSNIGFEKTLDEWLKKIKNKK, encoded by the coding sequence ATGATAGATCTATCTAACAAACTAAGACCAACAAGTTTAGAAACTTTTGTTGGTCAATCTCATATAATTGCAAAAGATAAAGCACTTTACAAACTAATCAAACAAAAAGATATTCCTCATCTCTTTTTTTATGGAAAACCAGGAACTGGAAAAACAACTCTAGCTAAAATAATTGCTCGTGAAATAAATACAGATTATTACTACTTTAATGCAACAAGTATAAAGATTGAAGATTTACGAAAAGTATTTGATAAATATAAAGGAGCTTTAATTAAGCCTTTAATTTTTATTGATGAAGTTCATAGACTTTCAAAAAACCAACAAGAAGTTTTACTTCCAATTATGGAAAACTATGATGCTATAATAATTGGAGCAAGTACTGAAAATCCATTTTTTACTCTAACTTCTGCTATACGTTCTAGGTCTTTTTTGTATGAATTTAAAGCTTTTACAAAAGAAGAGATGAATAAAATTCTTTATGTTGCTTTAAAAGATATAGAGATAAACATTCAAAAAGATGCCTTAGAATATTTGATTATATCAAGTTCTGGAGATGCTAGGGCTATGTTAACTTTATTGAACTTTGCATATAAAGTATCTAAAGATATAAATTTAGCTTTATTAAAAGAGTTAAGAGAAAATGTAATTGGTGATGGAGTTTCATCTTCAGATACGCACTACGATTTAGCAAGTGCAATGATAAAATCTTTAAGAGGTTCTGATATAAATGCGGCTTTATATTATATGGCAAGATTGATAAATGCAGGAGAGAGTGTTGATTTTATAACAAGAAGATTAGTTATATTTGCAAGTGAAGATATAGGAAATGCGAATCCTAACGCTTTAAATCTTGCAGTTAATACAATGATTGCTTGTAATAAAATAGGATATCCAGAATCAAGAATTATTCTTTCTCAATGTGCTGTTTATCTAGCATCAAGTCCAAAATCAAATAGCGCGTATAAAGCTATAAATAAAGCCCTAGAAGAGATAAAAGAAGGAAAGATACTTGATATACCAAAACATCTTGATTCACAGCATATAGGGTATTTATACCCCCATAATTTTGGTGGATATGTGGAACAAGAATATTTAAAAGAAAAATTAGAACTTTATGAAAATTCTAATATAGGTTTTGAAAAAACTTTAGATGAATGGCTAAAAAAAATAAAAAATAAAAAATAA
- a CDS encoding pseudouridine synthase, whose translation MKENKNQNYKNKKEEIIEELTRLNKFLSHNSNYSRREADKLIEEGRVKVNGKVVTNLATKVSSKDEVQIGKKNIKEDKNKMYTVIVYNKPKGEIVSKKDPQGRRTIYDSLEKKYKHFLSVGRLDYSSEGLLLLSDSVDVVNALMHSDLERVYKIKVNGVITKSVEEAMQHGLEIEDARSGAYKTTKIKSMSFAPFLAYDIQSNGEKFSKIKVVISEGKNRELRRFFAHFNLDVLDLKRLEYGGVSLNNLPTGKTRFLTKEEYKNLRIFMNEDDRSI comes from the coding sequence ATGAAAGAAAACAAAAACCAAAATTATAAAAACAAAAAAGAAGAGATAATTGAAGAGTTAACTAGACTTAACAAATTTTTATCTCACAATAGTAACTACTCAAGAAGAGAAGCTGATAAACTAATAGAAGAGGGTAGAGTAAAAGTAAATGGAAAAGTTGTTACAAATTTAGCTACTAAAGTCTCTTCTAAAGATGAAGTACAAATTGGTAAAAAAAATATCAAAGAAGATAAAAACAAAATGTATACTGTAATAGTATATAATAAACCAAAAGGTGAAATAGTTTCTAAAAAAGATCCTCAAGGCAGACGTACTATCTATGATTCACTTGAAAAAAAATATAAACACTTTTTAAGTGTTGGAAGACTTGACTATTCATCTGAGGGATTATTACTTTTATCTGATAGTGTTGATGTTGTAAATGCATTAATGCACTCTGATTTAGAAAGAGTTTATAAAATAAAAGTAAATGGTGTAATCACAAAATCTGTAGAAGAAGCTATGCAACATGGTTTAGAGATAGAAGATGCTAGATCAGGTGCGTATAAAACTACAAAAATTAAATCAATGAGTTTCGCACCATTTTTAGCTTATGATATTCAAAGTAATGGAGAAAAATTTTCAAAAATAAAAGTTGTAATATCTGAAGGAAAAAATAGAGAATTAAGAAGATTCTTTGCACATTTTAATCTTGATGTACTTGATTTAAAAAGACTTGAGTATGGAGGAGTTTCATTAAATAACTTACCAACTGGAAAAACAAGATTTTTAACAAAAGAAGAGTATAAAAACCTTAGAATCTTTATGAACGAAGATGATAGATCTATCTAA